One genomic segment of Suncus etruscus isolate mSunEtr1 chromosome 15, mSunEtr1.pri.cur, whole genome shotgun sequence includes these proteins:
- the LOC126029866 gene encoding olfactory receptor 7D4-like: MYLVTVLGNLLIILATISDPHLHTPMYFFLSNLSFTDICFTTTTIPKMLVNIQAQSKAISYIGCLTQVYFFMVFAGLDNFLLTVMAYDRYVAICHPLHYTVIMNPRLCAYLVLMCWLSVVSLFYGTGLGVYLSSASTHVSEESAIASVMYTVVTPMLNPFIYSLRNKDVKGALGRLLHRVVFCQ; this comes from the exons ATGTACCTGGTTACTGTGCTTGGGAATCTGCTCATAATTCTAGCCACTATCTCAGATCCCCACCTCCACactcccatgtacttcttcctctcaAACCTGTCATTCACAGATATCTGTTTCACCACTACCACCATCCCCAAGATGCTGGTGAACATCCAGGCCCAGAGCAAAGCTATTTCCTACATCGGCTGCCTCACACAGGTCTACTTTTTCATGGTATTTGCGGGATTAGACAATTTTCTCCTGACAGtgatggcctatgaccgctatgtggccatctgcCATCCCCTACACTACACAGTCATCATGAATCCTCGCCTCTGTGCATATCTGGTTCTTATGTGTTGG CTCTCTGTGGTATCCTTATTCTATGGCACAGGCCTGGGTGTCTACCTGAGTTCTGCTTCCACTCATGTTTCTGAAGAGAGTGCTATTGCTTCTGTGATGTACACAGTGGTCACTCCCATGCTGAACCCCTTCATCTATAGCCTGAGGAACAAGGATGTCAAAGGGGCACTGGGAAGGCTCCTCCATCGAGTTGTCTTTTGTCAGTAA